A genomic window from Passer domesticus isolate bPasDom1 chromosome Z, bPasDom1.hap1, whole genome shotgun sequence includes:
- the RNF20 gene encoding E3 ubiquitin-protein ligase BRE1A — protein sequence MSGIGNKRMAGEPGPSAPPEKKAGVEDSGTTVETIKLGGVSSTEELDIRALQTKNRKLAEMLDQRQAIEDELREHIEKLERRQATDDASLLIINRYWNQFDENIRIILKRFDLDQGLGDLLSERKALVVPEPEPDSDSNQERKDERERGEGLEPAFSFLATLASSTSEEIESQLQERVESSRRAVAQIVTMYDKLQEKVDVLSHKLNSGDISLMEEAVVELNTYLSHENGRLQELADVLQEKHRVMSQEFSKLQERVETAESRVSVLETMIDDLQWDIDKIRKREQRLNRHLADVLERVNSKGYKVYGAGSSLYGGTITINARKFEEMNAELEENKELAGNRLNELEELRQDLEEVTTQNEKLKVELRRAVEEAVKETPEYRCMQSQFSVLYNESLQLKAHLDEARTLLHGTRATHQRQVELIERDEVSLHKKLRTEVIQLEDTLAQVRKEYEMLRIEFEQTLAANEQAGPINREMRHLISSLQNHNHQLKGEVLRYKRKLREAQSDLSKIRSRSGSALLQSQSSTEDTKEEPAEIKQEPDDPSAQVTVPKAPSEDVNEMKARRDEEERERERREREREREKEKEKEREREKEKEKEKEREREKQKQKESEKERESKEKEKGKHEDGRKKEAEVIKQLKAELKKAQESQKEMKLLLDMYRSAPKEQRDKVQLMAAEKKAKAELEELRQRVKELEDKEKKESKKMADEDALRKIRAVEEQIEYLQKKLAMAKQEEEALLSEMDVTGQAFEDMQEQNIRLMQQLREKDDANFKLMSERIKSNQIHKLLKEEKEELADQVLTLKTQVDAQLQVVRKLEEKEHLLQNSIGTGEKELGLRTQALEMNKRKAMDAAQLADDLKAQLELAQKKLHDFQEEIVENRVTREKEMFNFKRAEEDISRLRRKLETTKKPDMVPNCDEILMEEIKDYKARLTCPCCNMRKKDAVLTKCFHVFCFECVKTRYDTRQRKCPKCNAAFGANDFHRIYIG from the exons ATGTCTGGGATTGGCAATAAACGGATGGCTGGAGAGCCTGGTCCTTCTGCACCTCCAGAGAAGAAGGCAGGGGTTGAAGATTCAGGCACCACTGTCGAGACCATTAAACTTGGTGGTGTTTCTTCAACG gaggagctggacaTCCGGGCCCTGCAGACCAAGAACCGGAAGCTGGCAGAGATGCTCGACCAGCGCCAGGCCATCGAAGATGAGCTGCGGGAGCACATTGAGAAGCTGGAGCGTCGGCAGGCCACCGACGATGCCTCTCTGCTGATCATCAACCGCTACTGGAATCAG TTTGATGAAAATATCCGCATCATCCTTAAACGCTTTGACCTGGACCAAGGTCTTGGAGAccttttgtctgaaagaaaagCACTGGTGGTGCCAGAACCTGAACCAGACTCTGACAGTAATCAGGAGCGCAAAGATGAGAGGGAACGAG GGGAAGGACTGGAGCCAGCATTCTCCTTTCTGGCCACTCTAGCCAGCAGTACCAGTGAGGAGATAGAATCTCAGCTGCAGGAACGTGTGGAGTCCTCCCGCCGTGCTGTTGCCCAGATTGTGACAATGTATGACAAGCTGCAGGAGAAGGTGGATGTGTTGTCTCACAAGCTGAATAGTGGAG ATATTTCACTGATGGAAGAAGCAGTAGTGGAGCTGAATACCTACCTGTCACATGAGAATGGACGGCTGCAGGAACTGGCTGATGTTCTTCAGGAGAAGCACAGAGTCATGTCTCAGGAG TTCTCCAAGCTGCAAGAGAGGGTGGAGACAGCAGAATCCCGGGTGTCTGTCCTGGAGACCATGATTGATGACCTTCAGTGGGACATTGACAAGATCCGCAAGAGAGAGCAGAGGCTCAACCGCCACCTGGCCGACGTCCTGGAGCGA GTAAATTCCAAAGGCTACAAAGTGTATGGAGCTGGAAGCAGCCTCTATGGGGGAACAATCACCATTAATGCCCGCAAG TTTGAGGAGATGAATGCAGAGCTGGAAGAGAATAAAGAGCTTGCTGGGAATCGCCTTAATGAATTGGAGGAACTACGTCAGGATCTTGAGGAAGTAACAACACAGAATGAAAAGCTCAAG GTGGAGCTGCGACGGGCAGTGGAAGAGGCTGTGAAGGAGACCCCGGAATATCGCTGCATGCAGTCccagttttctgttttgtatAACGAGAGTCTCCAGCTGAAGGCACACCTTGACGAGGCCCGCACACTGCTCCACGGCACCCGCGCCACGCACCAGCGCCAGGTGGAGCTGATTGAG AGGGAtgaggtcagccttcacaagaaGCTGCGCACTGAGGTGATTCAGCTGGAGGACACCCTGGCACAAGTTCGCAAAGAATATGAGATGTTGAGGATAGAGTTTGAACAGACACTTGCTGCCAATGAGCAAGCAG GCCCCATTAATCGGGAGATGCGCCACCTCATCAGCAGCCTCCAGAATCATAACCACCAGCTGAAGGGAGAGGTGCTGAGATACAAGCGCAAACTGAGAGAGGCCCAGTCTGACCTGAGCAAG ATCCGCTCTCGCAGTGGCAGTGCTCTCCTCCAGTCCCAGTCCAGCACTGAAGACACAAAGGAGGAACCTGCAGAGATCAAGCAGGAGCCTGATGATCCTTCTGCCCAAGTGACTGTTCCCAAGGCTCCTTCTGAAGATGTTAATGAGATGAAGGCCAGGCGAGATGAAGAGGAACGGGAGCGGGAGAGacgggaaagggagagggagcgagagaaggaaaaggagaaggagagagaacgagaaaaagagaaagagaaggaaaaggaacgAGAGCGGgaaaagcagaagcagaaggaatcagagaaggagagagagtccaaagagaaggagaaagggaaacaTGAAGATGGACGAAAGAAGGAGGCTGAAGTGATCAAGCAGCTGAAGGCTGAGCTCAA GAAGGCCCAGGAGAGCCAGAAGGAGATGAAACTATTGCTGGATATGTACCGCTCTGCCCCCAAAGAACAGAGAGACAAAGTGCAGCTGATGGCAGCTGAGAAGAAGGCAAAAGCTGAG CTTGAAGAACTGAGGCAGAGGGTGAAAGAATTggaagacaaggaaaaaaaggagagtaAGAAGATGGCTGATGAGGATGCCCTCCGCAAGATCCGAGCAGTGGAGGAACAGATTGAATATTTACAGAAGAAGCTTGCCATGGCTAAGCAG gaggaggaggcccTGCTGTCGGAGATGGATGTCACAGGCCAAGCCTTTGAAGACATGCAAGAGCAGAACATCCGCCTGATGCAGCAGCTGCGGGAGAAGGATGATGCCAACTTCAAGCTGATGTCAGAACGTATCAAGTCCAACCAGATCCATAAGCTgctgaaagaggaaaaggaggagctAGCAGACCAAGTTTTGACACTGAAAACACAG GTGGATGCCCAGCTGCAGGTTGTACGtaagctggaggagaaggaacaCTTACTGCAGAACAGCATTGGAACAGGAGAGAAGGAGCTGGGTCTGCGAACACAGGCTCTGGAGATGAACAAACGCAAG gcCATGGATGCAGCCCAGCTTGCAGATGATCTGAAGGCCCAGCTAGAACTGGCTCAGAAGAAGTTACATGATTTTCAGGAGGAGATTGTGGAAAACAGAGTAACTAGAGAGAAAGAGATGTTCAACTTCAAAAGGGCTGAG GAAGATATTTCTAGGTTGCGCAGGAAGCTGGAGACCACAAAGAAGCCTGACATGGTTCCCAACTGTGATGAGATCCTGATGGAGGAAATCAAGGACTACAAG GCCCGCCTGACATGCCCCTGCTGCAACATGCGCAAGAAGGACGCGGTGCTCACCAAGTGCTTCCACGTCTTCTGCTTCGAGTGTGTGAAGACGCGCTACGACACCCGGCAGCGCAAGTGTCCCAAGTGCAACGCGGCCTTCGGGGCCAACGACTTCCACAGGATCTACATCGGCTGA